DNA sequence from the Anas acuta chromosome 21, bAnaAcu1.1, whole genome shotgun sequence genome:
TCCCATCCCTGCTGCAAGAGGGAGTGTGAGCAACCACCACAAATTAGGGCTGGGTTTTGTTCAGGTGTTTTACGGGGCAGCAAGTGATGCTGTAAGGGCTTTCTTTCTAGGCATGAATGTGGGGTGATGGCACTAGTCGCAGGTGTGAACACATAAAGATCCTTTGGGCACCCCCAAACCAGGAGATAGCTGTGCTAAATTATGGAATTATTCTCACTGGTATATTTTAAAGCTCTTCGTGTTCCTGCTTTTTGCAGACTTGTAGTGCCCAGCTACTTCACCAACACACTGGCCTGTGACAGAAGGTGACATTCTGAAGGGATCTCTCCCAGGGCCCTGGGCAGAAATAAATCCCAGCACTTCATGAGTTGGAAAAATGATGCAATAGAAAACctctttaataataaaatgggccgttttttaaagcaaagtacGGACAGAGggtcaagcagggacaccttgaAATGTTCTGAGGCAGCAACAATTCTTCGTGTCAGGTTCTGGACAGAACAAAACCTGTTGAGCTCTACTGCTCGGACAGACACTGCTCCAAAGCTGCCATGCCGTACAGGTTGGCCCACTCCTCCCCATTGTGGGACAGGATCACTTCCCTGCATGGCTTGCTGGCTCTGGCCAGCTCCACCAGCACGCCCTGGAAAGCAGCAACGAGTTCAAAATCCACCGAGGCCGGAGCAACGCGCGCCAGAACCTCCGAGAGAGCTTCCAGCCACCGTGCCTGGAGGACAGCTTGAGGCAGCCAGGGGAAGAGCGGCACGCAGCCAGCCAAGGCCTGCATCCCCAGGAACCAGAGCTCACCGATGTCACCCCAGGCACTGGTGTACGCAGGGGACACGGCCAGGgccagctggtggctgctggggTCTGCTTGGGCTGTGTGGGCCTCTGACAGGAAGCGAATGGTGGCTCCGAAAAACTCCTTGGTGGACTGGGTTTCTTGGAgaactggaaggaaaaggaaaagaaagagctgGTACAACACTTACTGGGCTAAAGGAGGGATGCTTCAGTGCATCCGCCTGCAGCAGAGCTCTCAGGGAGCAGAATACCAGGCTCCTGCTGTAGAAATCTCTTAACCcgtgctgcttcccagcccctCAGCCTGCTGAATTTTCTACATATTCCACATTTCCTTTGTCACGTTTTTAGAAATCTCACCTGAAACTGGACCTGTTTCCCTCGTGTTTATTTTCTCCAGCCTACCCACCCAGCCCCCAGCTTCTGCCTGTGCAGAACAATGAGCAGTTTTGCCAGTGGGAACACTTCTCACCTGCTGAACTAGCAAGGACCCTGGCCATCATCAAGCCCAGAGTGGCAACGTTGGCTGCTAGAACCAGGTGATCCTTCTGAGGTAGCAGAAATGGAAGAGCCTTCAGCAATGTGTCCATCAAGGAGCAAAAGGTTTTCTCTTGCCTAGAGAGAAAGGAAACCCTGAGTCACTCTCTGATCTGAGCCAGACACACCTGAAAACTTCAAAGGGAAATGCAGCTTCAGAAAGGTAATGCGATGGGCACTGAGAAAAGGGACATCCCTTTTTCAGTAAAGTGTCTTAAAAGATCCTACAAGCACATTTCACATTGCACCCTCTGACTGACAACCTTAAAACAAGCTTCTGAGGCTCTGTTACCTGATGAGGTCGGGTGCAGTCACGACCAGGTTAAGGAAAATCCCACACGCAGTCTGTAGGCTCATTTCAGTGCTCGTCAGGGGTGTCAGGGACTCAGGCTCGGAGGTCAGCACCTTCCACTGATGCAGGAAGTAGTCACACAGCAGCGCCGGTGCCCCTTCGGAGATGAGGATTTCCCTGGGCCTGTCCTCGGCTGTTAAATGGCAAAAGCCCGGCAGCAGAAAtctagaagggaaaaaaaattaaaaaggtagAATGCAGAGAGCTGGGTCTAAGCCCTGCATTTGCATCCAACCAGGAGAAAAAAGGGGCTGTAGAATCGGtacagaagacagaaatgacTCCCAAAATCAGCTCAACAAGCAACACAGTGCTGAGTTCCTCACGCCTGAGGGAAAGTACTGAAACCTCAAAGAAGGGCCCATGTAGGCTGATCTGCTTCCATAAAGGCCCTATTCTTTCCTCTGCTTGCTACAGCTAAAGCCCTGATGCACTGCTTCCACAAGTCCTTCCCTGCCTCTTAGTCTTTGTAAGCAGCTGCCATCTCACATTAGTCATACGCAGAGGGCTTGGACAGCTGCATCGCACTGCGGCACTTCCAGTCGCCTCTTTCACAGGAAAGGATCAACAAGAACTTGACCTAAATGCAGGATGCGTTTCTCCGGacccaggaaaaaaagttgAGCTCTCTTGTGCTGAAACGTATCAGATCTATGTTTAAAATACACACCTCAGAGCATCCTGGGGTAGGACGGAGCCTTCGGTGCTggccagcccagcctgcaccCCATCCGCCTGGGGAAGACCCTCAGCTGTGCCACTGTTGAAAACCTTCTTGGCATAACGAACGAGGAAAGGCAGCAGCTCGCAGATCTCCTGCTTGAGGGCAGATGTCTCTTCTGCCAGCCAGGCTCCAAGGATTCGTACAGAAGCAAACACGAAAgggtcctgcagctcctcctctgTAACCTGTGTgaagaagcagacagaaaattaCATGTCAGAGCCCCTGTCCTCACAAATTACCTCAGTCAGGAAAACCACAGTGTGCCAAGATGCCTATTTTGGTCCACACAGCTATATCCATGAGCTGCTGAGCTGACGGAGCCAGTCTGGACTTCTGCAGCTGTGGCATATGCTAATTCTCTTTATTATTTAGAGGTAGGAAAGGGatggaataaaaaaacaagaatCACAGTGATCATGGAGTTATTCATTTGCTATCTTGTGATCTGTCAGGCTGGCCACATCATCCTGTACCTGCACGTACTTTTGAGACCAGCAAGAACCATTTTTAAGTGTTCCAGTGTTTTTATCTTGACCCAGGAATCCtctcacttttacctttctgattcccTCCCCCATCCCTCCTGGGAAGAACAAGCGAGAGGCTGTGTGGCACTTCACTGCCTgccagggttaaaccacaacaaaggGACATCAAACGTGCCCTTTGCCTGAAAGCTCTGCCTTACCTGCCTCAAGTAATATATTATAGCTCCAAATGCTTCCTCCATGATCCTTATGAGctgcattttctgtgcttcttccaGCAGCGATTCCTCTTCTTTCAGACACTCCTGGATGCCCATCTCCATGAGGACATAGCAGGCTGTTACCACTTCTTTTTTCCGCTCTGTGTCCATGGGATCTGGCTCCTCTAGGGCCAGGCGGACCTCCACACAAGCCAAGTTCACCAGCAAGGCCAGGAACTTGCTACCAGTACTCCCTGCTGGGATCCACTCTGGCCCACAGGCCTGCATGAGGCAGGCAGCAAGCTTCAGAGCAGGGTCCCGCTGTGAATGGCTGAGTTTACTGCCCAAAATTTTGGCCAGCCCTTTGTAAATTCTATGGAGGCATTCAGAGCCCTTTGAGTCCCGTGTGAGTGGTGAGGAGAGGGGGATAAAGTGAGGTAAAAGCTCGCACAGCTCAAATTTGGTCATGTCTT
Encoded proteins:
- the NCDN gene encoding neurochondrin isoform X1 translates to MTAAAAPQERRAPAPLPSPGSSPTPPGTGIDTGATREGTASPVPGPRCRLGPVRCAAPPPVPLPPAGLAVTGGLPTVPREEASGFGHCSISFPSFLLNSCTAGPIAMASGSGAAPKGAAGARSATLKRCLDVLRDASNDSEQFAALLLVTKAVKAGEVDSKTRRQIFDAIGFTFPNRLLTSREPPSGCPEHTFRALGLTLLACFCTDPELAGHSQILNKIPTFNDVLVSPCDPDSTSMIDDAYQCLTAVMATPRGPRELVTKGTVAALCHAYVNGNYGSDRALTLLLGLLAVAEAKCWQRDAQHLLAVLSKLTEEFLNAEDMTKFELCELLPHFIPLSSPLTRDSKGSECLHRIYKGLAKILGSKLSHSQRDPALKLAACLMQACGPEWIPAGSTGSKFLALLVNLACVEVRLALEEPDPMDTERKKEVVTACYVLMEMGIQECLKEEESLLEEAQKMQLIRIMEEAFGAIIYYLRQVTEEELQDPFVFASVRILGAWLAEETSALKQEICELLPFLVRYAKKVFNSGTAEGLPQADGVQAGLASTEGSVLPQDALRFLLPGFCHLTAEDRPREILISEGAPALLCDYFLHQWKVLTSEPESLTPLTSTEMSLQTACGIFLNLVVTAPDLIRQEKTFCSLMDTLLKALPFLLPQKDHLVLAANVATLGLMMARVLASSAVLQETQSTKEFFGATIRFLSEAHTAQADPSSHQLALAVSPAYTSAWGDIGELWFLGMQALAGCVPLFPWLPQAVLQARWLEALSEVLARVAPASVDFELVAAFQGVLVELARASKPCREVILSHNGEEWANLYGMAALEQCLSEQ
- the NCDN gene encoding neurochondrin isoform X2, with amino-acid sequence MASGSGAAPKGAAGARSATLKRCLDVLRDASNDSEQFAALLLVTKAVKAGEVDSKTRRQIFDAIGFTFPNRLLTSREPPSGCPEHTFRALGLTLLACFCTDPELAGHSQILNKIPTFNDVLVSPCDPDSTSMIDDAYQCLTAVMATPRGPRELVTKGTVAALCHAYVNGNYGSDRALTLLLGLLAVAEAKCWQRDAQHLLAVLSKLTEEFLNAEDMTKFELCELLPHFIPLSSPLTRDSKGSECLHRIYKGLAKILGSKLSHSQRDPALKLAACLMQACGPEWIPAGSTGSKFLALLVNLACVEVRLALEEPDPMDTERKKEVVTACYVLMEMGIQECLKEEESLLEEAQKMQLIRIMEEAFGAIIYYLRQVTEEELQDPFVFASVRILGAWLAEETSALKQEICELLPFLVRYAKKVFNSGTAEGLPQADGVQAGLASTEGSVLPQDALRFLLPGFCHLTAEDRPREILISEGAPALLCDYFLHQWKVLTSEPESLTPLTSTEMSLQTACGIFLNLVVTAPDLIRQEKTFCSLMDTLLKALPFLLPQKDHLVLAANVATLGLMMARVLASSAVLQETQSTKEFFGATIRFLSEAHTAQADPSSHQLALAVSPAYTSAWGDIGELWFLGMQALAGCVPLFPWLPQAVLQARWLEALSEVLARVAPASVDFELVAAFQGVLVELARASKPCREVILSHNGEEWANLYGMAALEQCLSEQ